The window CTGTTGTAATATCTGTATTTAAATTATTTGCATGGTCAATGGTGTGCATAGACAGAAATAGGGTGGTCTATGACCTCTAACCAACCATCCTAGGAACTTTTAACTTTGCACTATTGGGAAAATTTTGGTGGAAGAACTTAAACGATAGAAAACTGTTGTGCAAGAGTGTGCTATGGTAAATGTGCTTTATGTGAAGAGAACCTCGTGGAACAATTGAGATATAGGAACATGAAGTTCTGTTATTTTGAGAGGCCATCTGAACTATAAGATGAATTCACAATTGAAGTTGTTGGAAAGATGGCTTTCACTTGACCGATTGTTACAGACCTCTGGTAACTAGAGCAGCTTAGGTTAATGCAACATTTTGGGGCATTCAATCGACTCACTATTTTCATTTCAGCTTGCTACTGAGACACCAATTTTCCTTGAGCCTTGCCTTATCAGTATCTCTTTCATCTGTCAACCCTAATAATAATTGGACTTTTAATTCATAGTCAGCCCTCGCTTGTccaccatcttttttttttttttggctcagGTAGCTACGTTTTGGTTGAAAGTATTTCTAACTTCATGGGTGGTGACATGGAATAGTACCTAGAACTAACTGAGATCGTGGTGGAATGCTACTAAAATATCTTTTTTCATGAATTCTGATTAATTCTGTTCTAAATTCCATTTTACTTGACCTTATTTTTGTTTGGCTGTTGTGTagtgcttttctttttttttttcctcctagTGTCTTGTGTCAGATCACCTGCTTTCTGTCCATAGGgaaatataaattatatgagCCTAACGCTCCATGTGAAATGGAAGTATGGATGATCATTTAGGCCATTGGCCTCTATGGTTTTAAAATAGACCACCTGGGTTCCTCAGAAAGTTTGGGATGAGAATAGACTAAATCTGTGCAAAAACTAGGAAAAACATGCCACAAAGGCTAATCCTTGAAGGCATTTTCCAATTTGCAATTGTTTTGCATATAGATAAGATGGTCGTGTTTAATTGGTGTGAGAGTATCATTAGCAGAAATATTGAAGGATGAGGAACATTCAAGTAAATATGGAATCTCATTTTTTATATCCATTCATGAGTCATTCTGGGTACTGTCATAAATTGTCGTTTGGGGAAGTACTTATTTAATTTTCGTTaagagaattttttgaaacaaGTTTGCTTGTCACTGAGCCTTATAGGAGATTCAGTAGCTGCTTAGATTATCATGAAAGTAGTGCTCGTAGGTCACAGGATTTGGTGTATCATCTATAGTAGGTGGATGCATGTCACACGAGGACTATAGGCTGTATGCACATTCACATCCTTATATGTTGCCTCCAGACACTACATTTACCATCACAAATGGGTATTTGTTCCATTGTTGTAATATCAAGATTTGCATGTTTTATATAATTGAGAAACAAATAAATCAATATGTCAATGAAGGGTAACTTCTATGTTAAACGTAGATTAATCTTATAGAATGAGAAGGGTGACAGGAAAATTCAAAGTAGGCATAAGGACTTCCATGTTAaacttgttataatctttttaatGATTCGTTTTAAATCTTGTCACCACTGTCTGAGCTTTAAATCTTGTTGAGCAGCATTCAAACACAATCAAAACTTCAAAAACCCTTAGATGGTGCCAGTGGTACTATTTTCAGAGATTTGCAGTTTTAGGCATACAATAACTGGTTGATAATttgtatatttttaaatattcagCTCAGAGTCGATTCATTATTGAACCATCATTTTCAATTTGATTTTCTTTCTGGACCATTTATACTATGTGCAACCGTAAGGATCAAGAATGCCTTTTCATCAAAATGTCAGGTATGAATCACCCTATTGGCGCAACATGGCTGCGAGGCGCATTCAAGTGGCTTGGAGATATAGGCAGAGGCGTATAAAGCGGGTGTCAACTAACTCTAGCTCTCGTGCTCGTTGATGAGCATCCATCCAATTCAGCAAAAACAAACATTTATTCCTGTAATTTGTATCTATATCCATATTCGGCTGTATGAAGCAAAAAGAAGGTCCCTTCCTGGATAGCATTCTCTTGCGATAGGGTTATGATCGTCTCAGGCTCAACATCGAGAGGACAAGTGGTGCGTGAACGTGCCCAAGTTTACTGTGAAAGAAGCTTAGGGCAAAGATGGTTCATATGTTCTACTCCTTGGTCACAGTTTATTGCTGTGTCACACCTCACAATCTGGCCTTATTTCATATGAACCATTGACAAGAGTACATGGTGGGATTTCGACAATCTCGGTGGTTCCCTTTCTTATTGTGATCAAACACAATATCTGATTTGATCATTAATTTAGGATCTAACAGGATTATGGTGTGTGCCAAAGGAGTCAACAACTACAGCAACCTGCTTGACTTGAGGATGAGGTCAATACATAAGCTTAGTTTTGTATTGACCTCATCCATGTAGCAAACTACAGCAAACTACAGCCCAAGGAGAAATCTGACAAGTGATGGATGAAGCCATGTAGGATAAACATATTTATCATATGTTATGACCAATACATAGGCTTAGTTTTGTGGAGATTCGAGTTAATATTGTTGTCATCATTATGTATGGGAGTATGTTTGACCATTCTATGACAATCTGATTGTTATGTCATGGTACACAACGCTTGTGATTATTGGGTTACTGACATGGGTTTGATATGCTAAAAAAAAAGAAGCCAAGGTTCTATATGTTCCGGTAAGCGGTAAGACGACACGAGACACAAACCAGATGTAAATATGATGGCTTATTATGTTAGATTGctttgtccttggatttgtggagACTATCAAGATTATATAGTTATAATGATTCTTGTTCTAATTATATTATTGATACAAACGAATTAGTTTTAATAATTGAAAATCATGTATCTTCCTTCTGCAAGAAAGCCGTTATCTGTAGGAGAGATGTACAGGAGAATAATTAGTAGTCTCTCATAGGACTCTATTAAGTGTTTGAGCTCTCAATATTTATCTCTCTTGAGAGAATTAGGCACTTATGGGATTTGTCTACTCTCTCTCCCAATTAGGGTTGGTACGATAATTTAGGACGTTCGGACTAATCGATAGGATTtctaattaaatttaatttttttttatggattAGGATTTGGATTTAATTAGGGATTCAAATAGGAAAAGTCTTTAggattaagatttattttttaaaatatattttgagtcGTAAAATTTTGGTAAGACGGATAGTAAGAGATTAGATACTTTGGGTCCGGTTTTTTCTAGTGGATTTAAAGAGTGATGAGATAAGAGTTTTACATGTTTATATGATAGGGGTATATaaggagatttttttttattatgaataattcaagggtcttgtaatttttttatataataaaaattttaattttctttataGATGGAGATAAGAATTGTCGAACCATGTTATATCTTGCATCGACTTTTAAATATTCTTTTGATTGTTAATCTAGAGTCTTGTTTTGGTTTTTTGTTCTTCAGCTCAAAAGGTTCGATGATCAAATATTAACAAAGATGTTGATCATTTTTGCGGATGAATGATTCTTTTGTTCGATAAGATCTATCAATAACATTAAAAGGATGAGCAAGCATACTAGAAAAGAAACGCAATGAAGATTACGATGAGCTTAAGGTAAAATGTACAAGTATTATTCATCTTTgcattattgataatattatcaataatgtTATTGATGATTACTCCATCATTTGTTTGAAATAAGTACTTTATTTAGCTACAAGTTTAATTAACAAGTTATATGTGAAGTAAAAAATTATATAGGCTGACAATGGAGGAAAGTAGAGATTTGGTAGAATATCtggatatatttaaaaaatagtaaCTTAGAAAGTTGAAATTGCATAAGAAAGATATAGTAATTTTGAAACAAGTTGAAAAATATTTAGGGTTTCTTGCCATCAAGAAAAAGGATAAATCTAGAAACCTAGAAAATCAAACATTAGTCCTATAGGGTGAAGGTCGAGGAGGATGATTCTCTCAAGAGTTAGGTCTTTAGATGATATTCAATATTATAGATACAAAGAATAAAGACATATTAAGTTGAATTGTTCAAAGAAAatgaaatagaaaaaagaaaccaaTCGCTTGTgatagatgatgatgaagatgtcCTCACAGATCAAATCGAAACCGAATTGTTATGATCTTTAGAAACAattttgtttttgattcatttttaGAATCTTATATAAATTAAGTTCTTCTGTTTTTGGCATTATAGTTTAATAACTCAACATCTTTGTCATTCTTTTTCTCACCATCATCACAATTTACGTACAAAACCAAAAGCCATATCTATAGAGAAGACACACTAATCTTATTTAATTGAATTGCTACTGTCGCTAATCTTCATGAAATCCCTTTCCATTCTATGTAAAATTCAACGTGACATTTGAGACCAAGCCATAGACTTATAATAAGCATGTAATATACATTCTAGAATTGCTAGTCGTAGGTCTCATAACTATTTAGAGTCTTGGATGATGTCGACACAGTTCTTCTCTTGCTGCTGCCAAAATGCTAATCCGGTCGAGTCATAGCTAACGACAGTAGGTAGATTTGGTGTGCCAAATCAGATTAATCCTTGTCGCGGACTCCAGCAAAAAAGGGTCAAAAGAATTAAGCACCCATCGCAAGGATCCCACCCAAACAGCTGCAGTGGGAGGAAATATTGAATGCAACAAAGCTGCTCTACCTCAGAAAGCCAGAGCTTTCTGCACCCCAACTCACACCTCCTTACAACAGCTAACATGGATGCTTAGTCTTTACAGTTCTTGTCCTAACATGCCATGTCTTCGCTACATTACACGAGTCTTACTGCATAAAATAATTAGCAGCATCGATAGTAGTAAACCAGTTGGTGCCATTAGCATGCCCGTGGAGAATAATAATCGTCGCGCTTGTGCCACAGTTCTTAGCAGGACTTGCATGTCTTCGGAACATAAAGGAGAGAGGTGACAAGCACGATCGGGGTTTGATCTCTCCGACCACATCAGAGTGTTCGATCTCCTTATCCGGTAGAACAAAGAAACAGCAAAAGCCTGAAGCAAATTCATGatcttccttgtttcttctccgtGTATCCTCCATCGCTTTAGCTCACTTTACTGGCCTCCTGCGATGGCGAGGATGATGACGCCGGATGCTTGGTGTTGTCTAGCAAACTGCTGATCGATCGAGCTTTCACCATGcctatcctcttcctcttcttcgtttccgtcttctcctcttcctcctccacctcttcttcttcctccatcttTTGCATGCCATTATCAGCGGCGACGGCAGGGCGCTGCCTTTGCTCCTTCTCtgcttcctcctcctgctcctcgGGCGAAGTCGATGGGACAACACCATTCCTCCCGTTAGCACGCCACTTGGGCTTGCTGGTACCCAGCTGCCCTCTGACGCTGCTCATGCTCCTGAGCCTTCCTTTCCCGAGGTGGTGCTCGCAGAGGGAGTACCCGACGAGGGTCTGCTGGCAGCACCGCCATCCCCTTCCATTGACACGGCTGCACCGCGAGCCCTCCATCAGCACCGCCGGGCTCCTCCGCCTCTTCCCGTTAGCGTTCGTTGCGTTCCCAGATCTCACCACTGCTACCCCACCAATGTGGCATCCCTCCATATCAGTATCCTTACCACTGGTGCAATTATTGTTCGCTGAAGCAGGACCAGTGCTTGCTCTCGCCTTCGCCTTGGCCGTTCTCTCTTGCTCCATTCGCTGATCCCCTCCTCTTGTATTCTTCTGTGGCGACACCGTCCCTCCAAGCTGCGCCGCGCCTGACGCTACTGCACCAGAGGTGCCACTTATCCTAGGGAGGCAAAGAGATGCCAACACGGAAGACATTGCATCACAGCCCAGATCTCATCATCCATTGATTATTATTGCACCACACACATTACTATCTTCCACCTCTCGTGTGATGATGCGCTACCACGAGTTTGGGATGAGCTAATAACTACCCAGAACTAAAAAGAGGAGGAGATGTGTGTGAGTGATTGCATCAGTAGATGGGAATGGGGTGGGCTGTCATTATGGGGTCAGGCTGGCATGCATCGTATATGGTGGCAGCAAATACACGGATTTACCTTTGTCTCTATTTTAATCCACAAACGATGGTGATACAAAAGGGAGAAAGGGGGCAAGTTACCTACCTCTTGCTGCTGTTGGCCTGGCCATTCCACCTCCTGCTGgaatccaccaccaccaccacctcctcctcctcctccaccaccaccacctgccATAACCCATGAGGGTGTGTTCTAATCACCACATTGCACCCGGCAAGCAAAGAGATGTAGTAACAATGCAACCGAGAAGACAAaagccgggggggggggggggggggggtaagcaGTAGGCACCTGCATACTTGTGCTGCGGCGTTCCTTGGCATCTCTATATGGATCTGAACGGGGAGGACTCCGAGTAGATCCTCCATTAGGAATCCTCCCTGATTCATGGGGGTCTATAGACAGATCCTCCCCAACTGGGTGCAACCTTTCTCCTGAGACAGTTGTTCCTCCTCCGCTGTTATCC of the Musa acuminata AAA Group cultivar baxijiao chromosome BXJ2-10, Cavendish_Baxijiao_AAA, whole genome shotgun sequence genome contains:
- the LOC135625822 gene encoding uncharacterized protein LOC135625822, which translates into the protein MRIRKRPSSSHCPSLASLPLSPDLSLHVHPPNGSHGNKDNSGGGTTVSGERLHPVGEDLSIDPHESGRIPNGGSTRSPPRSDPYRDAKERRSTSMQVVVVEEEEEVVVVVDSSRRWNGQANSSKRISGTSGAVASGAAQLGGTVSPQKNTRGGDQRMEQERTAKAKARASTGPASANNNCTSGKDTDMEGCHIGGVAVVRSGNATNANGKRRRSPAVLMEGSRCSRVNGRGWRCCQQTLVGYSLCEHHLGKGRLRSMSSVRGQLGTSKPKWRANGRNGVVPSTSPEEQEEEAEKEQRQRPAVAADNGMQKMEEEEEVEEEEEKTETKKRKRIGMVKARSISSLLDNTKHPASSSSPSQEASKVS